A genomic segment from Bacilli bacterium encodes:
- a CDS encoding response regulator transcription factor, with protein MPEKILVIDDDEKIISLLRRSLAFAGYSVVTAANGAEGLRQLMTDDPDLVILDIMMPGVDGWEVCRRIREAGSSVPILMLTAKDAIEDRVKGLDMGADDYLVKPFALDELLARTRALLRRKAGGAANPAKKLAFADLKLDLDTREVYRGDRLIELTAKEFELLHLFLQNPRRVLSRDVIMDKIWGYDYSGESNVLEVYIALLRQKTEERGEPRLIQTVRGAGYVLREESR; from the coding sequence ATGCCGGAAAAAATTCTGGTTATCGACGACGATGAAAAGATCATCTCGCTCTTAAGGCGCAGCCTGGCCTTCGCCGGTTATTCCGTCGTGACGGCGGCAAACGGGGCGGAAGGCTTGCGGCAGCTCATGACAGACGATCCGGATCTGGTCATCCTCGATATCATGATGCCGGGCGTTGACGGATGGGAAGTATGCCGCCGCATTCGCGAAGCGGGAAGCTCTGTGCCGATATTGATGTTGACGGCAAAAGACGCGATCGAGGACCGGGTGAAGGGGCTGGACATGGGCGCGGATGATTATCTCGTCAAGCCGTTTGCGTTGGACGAACTGCTTGCCAGAACAAGAGCGCTGCTGCGGCGCAAAGCCGGCGGTGCCGCAAATCCCGCAAAAAAGCTCGCTTTCGCCGATCTGAAGCTGGATCTCGACACCCGCGAAGTGTATCGCGGCGACAGGCTGATCGAACTGACCGCCAAAGAATTTGAATTGTTGCATTTATTCCTGCAAAATCCCCGCAGGGTGTTGTCCCGCGATGTTATTATGGACAAAATCTGGGGTTATGACTACAGCGGCGAATCGAATGTGCTGGAAGTGTATATTGCCTTGTTGCGGCAAAAAACCGAGGAGCGCGGCGAGCCGCGCCTCATCCAGACGGTGCGGGGCGCCGGCTACGTGCTGCGGGAGGAGTCCCGATGA